One Bacillus amyloliquefaciens DSM 7 = ATCC 23350 DNA window includes the following coding sequences:
- the opp4C gene encoding oligopeptide ABC transporter permease yields the protein MKIQKGTPPSLWKQTYRRLLHHKLTVISLLFLCFMFLLCFIGPSFSPYITDRTDISNANQHPGIHHWLGTDQYGRDVLTRLMLAGQISLTVGLASMVLSLVIGSLLGAAAGFYRGAADMIIMRIADMLMSIPGLPLLLILAAVMSEWKVPSEYRMYLIMMMLSLIGWPSLARLVRGQILSLKEQPFMMAAEVLGLSDRRKILYHLLPNTLPLLLVAATLHVAGAMLSESALSFLGLGVAPPTPSWGNMMEAANNFMDFTLRPWLWIPPGTAIFLTVVAIHLLGDGLRDAFDPKVKRQVKVK from the coding sequence ACGGTCATCAGTCTTCTGTTCTTATGTTTTATGTTTTTATTGTGTTTTATCGGGCCGTCTTTTTCTCCGTACATAACAGATCGGACGGATATTTCTAATGCCAATCAGCATCCCGGGATTCATCATTGGCTGGGGACCGACCAGTACGGGAGAGATGTGCTGACGAGGCTGATGCTGGCGGGGCAGATTTCTCTGACCGTGGGGCTTGCTTCAATGGTGCTGTCACTTGTCATCGGCTCTTTGCTCGGAGCAGCGGCCGGATTTTATCGGGGAGCCGCTGATATGATCATTATGCGCATTGCTGATATGCTCATGTCTATCCCAGGTCTGCCGCTGCTTTTGATTTTAGCTGCGGTGATGTCGGAATGGAAAGTGCCTTCTGAATACAGAATGTACTTGATTATGATGATGTTAAGTCTGATCGGGTGGCCCAGTCTGGCGCGGCTTGTGCGCGGACAGATTTTGTCGCTGAAGGAGCAGCCGTTTATGATGGCCGCGGAAGTTCTGGGGCTTAGTGATAGACGAAAAATCCTCTATCATTTGCTTCCCAATACATTGCCGTTATTACTGGTAGCCGCGACTTTGCATGTGGCGGGAGCGATGCTGAGTGAATCGGCGCTGAGTTTTCTCGGGCTTGGCGTTGCTCCGCCGACTCCTTCCTGGGGAAACATGATGGAAGCGGCGAATAATTTTATGGATTTTACACTCCGTCCGTGGCTGTGGATTCCCCCGGGAACGGCCATTTTTTTGACCGTTGTGGCGATTCATCTGCTTGGAGACGGTTTAAGAGATGCTTTTGATCCTAAAGTAAAACGGCAGGTGAAAGTGAAATGA
- a CDS encoding ABC transporter ATP-binding protein yields the protein MKKPLLEVRHLETAFYTEEGTVKAVDDVSFTIHEEETVCIVGESGCGKSMASLSIMQLIPETGRIERGAVHFSGRNLLELKPKEMQKIRGCEIGMIFQEPMTSLNPVFTIGEQLTEPIREHLLLSKKEAWRKAVELITLVEIPHAEQVMHRYPHELSGGMLQRIMTAVALSCDPKLIIADEPTTALDVTIQAQILDLLRDVKKQFHTSILFITHDLGVVAEMADYVIVMYAGKIVEEGPVAEMFSDPKHPYTKGLLAAKPVIGQRRETLYTIPGQVPELADLSGSSCYFAERCEHSTEICRRSSPHFTEFGKGHQAACWLYREEKADE from the coding sequence ATGAAAAAACCGCTTTTAGAAGTGAGGCATTTGGAAACGGCTTTTTATACAGAGGAAGGCACAGTAAAGGCCGTGGATGATGTCAGCTTTACGATTCATGAGGAGGAAACGGTTTGTATTGTAGGGGAATCCGGCTGCGGGAAAAGCATGGCGTCATTGTCCATTATGCAGCTTATTCCCGAGACGGGGAGAATCGAACGGGGAGCGGTGCATTTTTCCGGAAGAAACCTGTTGGAGCTGAAACCAAAAGAAATGCAGAAAATCCGCGGCTGCGAAATCGGTATGATTTTTCAGGAGCCGATGACCTCTTTGAATCCGGTGTTTACGATCGGTGAGCAGCTGACTGAACCTATACGCGAACATTTATTGCTGAGTAAGAAAGAGGCGTGGCGGAAGGCAGTCGAACTGATCACGTTAGTCGAAATCCCTCATGCTGAGCAGGTCATGCACCGATATCCCCATGAGCTGAGCGGCGGTATGCTGCAGCGCATTATGACGGCTGTCGCGCTCAGCTGCGATCCGAAACTGATCATTGCAGATGAGCCGACGACGGCGCTTGACGTAACCATTCAGGCGCAGATATTGGATTTATTGCGGGATGTGAAAAAGCAATTTCACACGTCTATTTTATTCATTACCCATGACCTTGGCGTGGTTGCCGAAATGGCTGATTATGTGATTGTCATGTATGCGGGAAAAATTGTGGAGGAAGGACCGGTTGCGGAGATGTTTTCCGATCCGAAGCATCCGTATACGAAAGGGCTGCTCGCGGCAAAACCGGTCATCGGTCAACGAAGGGAGACGCTGTACACCATCCCGGGGCAGGTCCCTGAGCTTGCGGATCTGTCCGGATCATCTTGTTATTTTGCGGAGCGATGTGAACACAGCACGGAAATATGCCGGAGATCGAGCCCGCATTTTACTGAATTTGGGAAAGGACATCAGGCGGCGTGCTGGCTTTACAGAGAGGAGAAAGCAGATGAGTGA